A part of Nocardioides sp. WS12 genomic DNA contains:
- a CDS encoding DUF5719 family protein, whose protein sequence is MTESSTSSTPGAGRRSSVTPERRIDIIVALAIVLPTVVALCVTLIGREGDPVAGLRPPTTSTLTAATLACPAGLDGTSGPVRAVRAPGVPGGKVAVRTSATPVDQGSGTSQGTTKEGAEVTVTVGGGVVVPASGGATVLDGRGDAAPGLVAGRGDRLAVPECRAPSYDEWLVGISGSARYATTLELVNPDDGDAVVDLELLGPAGPIDEPGLRGIQVPGHSVKRLELAKVAPMADVAAAHLTVTRGRVTATARNTRDPLGRGRVTTDFLPAHAEPATTNLILGIPERRAGPTLFLANPGADEIRVTTRLVTADASFTPAGAEEIKVAPHSIRTVSLTSVLSGDAAKGVVGVELRSTGPVTSSVRLLTKTDLVLLAPVPLLRDPAAAVLPLGAKTLLLGGADRTGVVHVKSYDAAGTVLADKPVEVGPDRAVSLALPPKAVTITVEARNTTVGAVVSIPATGRGPGLATIRVRAAELRSRIPVVVPQ, encoded by the coding sequence ATGACTGAGTCCTCGACGTCCTCGACCCCGGGTGCCGGACGACGCTCCTCGGTCACCCCTGAGCGTCGGATCGACATCATCGTCGCGCTGGCCATCGTCCTGCCCACCGTGGTCGCGCTGTGCGTCACCCTGATCGGCCGCGAGGGCGACCCCGTTGCCGGGCTGCGTCCGCCGACCACCTCGACGCTGACCGCCGCCACCCTGGCCTGCCCGGCGGGCCTCGACGGCACCAGTGGCCCGGTCCGGGCGGTCCGTGCGCCAGGGGTCCCCGGCGGCAAGGTCGCGGTCCGCACGAGTGCGACACCGGTCGACCAGGGCAGCGGCACGTCCCAGGGCACGACCAAGGAAGGCGCTGAGGTCACGGTCACCGTCGGCGGCGGAGTCGTCGTCCCCGCCAGCGGCGGAGCGACCGTGCTCGACGGCCGCGGGGACGCGGCGCCCGGTCTGGTGGCCGGCCGCGGCGACCGGCTCGCCGTGCCCGAGTGCCGTGCCCCGTCGTACGACGAATGGCTGGTCGGGATCAGCGGGTCGGCGCGTTACGCGACGACCCTCGAACTCGTGAACCCCGACGACGGCGATGCGGTCGTCGACCTCGAGCTCCTCGGTCCTGCGGGACCGATCGACGAACCGGGTCTCCGGGGCATCCAGGTGCCCGGGCACAGCGTCAAGCGGCTCGAACTGGCGAAGGTCGCGCCCATGGCCGACGTGGCCGCGGCCCACCTCACCGTCACCCGCGGACGGGTGACGGCGACGGCCCGCAACACCCGCGACCCGCTGGGTCGGGGACGGGTCACCACCGATTTCCTGCCGGCACATGCCGAACCCGCCACCACGAACCTGATCCTCGGCATCCCGGAGCGGAGGGCGGGTCCGACCTTGTTCCTGGCCAACCCGGGCGCCGACGAGATCCGGGTGACCACCCGTCTCGTGACGGCCGACGCGTCGTTCACCCCCGCCGGTGCGGAGGAGATCAAGGTCGCTCCCCACTCGATCAGGACGGTCAGCCTGACCAGCGTCCTCTCCGGTGACGCCGCGAAGGGTGTCGTCGGCGTCGAACTCAGGTCAACCGGTCCGGTCACGTCCTCGGTGCGGCTGCTGACGAAGACCGACCTGGTCCTGCTCGCTCCCGTGCCGCTGCTGCGCGACCCCGCGGCCGCCGTACTGCCGCTGGGGGCGAAGACGCTCCTGCTCGGCGGTGCGGACAGGACCGGCGTGGTCCACGTGAAGTCGTACGACGCCGCCGGCACGGTGCTGGCCGACAAGCCGGTCGAGGTCGGGCCGGATCGGGCGGTGAGCCTGGCCTTGCCACCGAAGGCCGTGACGATCACCGTCGAGGCACGCAACACGACGGTCGGTGCCGTGGTCTCGATCCCTGCAACGGGACGCGGGCCTGGGCTCGCCACGATCCGGGTCCGCGCAGCCGAGCTGCGTTCGCGCATCCCGGTGGTCGTCCCGCAGTAG
- a CDS encoding metallopeptidase family protein, which yields MEPEQSDDGAGRPRPRRDRRGRGVRGPAVLPRSGPLGSPRPPRPRSRRETFDRIMLDIVTEIDGRWSTRLGLVEYAVEDTPQLPDDWDSGRVPLSSLVRGTGATPTRLVVFRRPLEHRAADRADLEAILLTVVVEQVAELLGIDPSEVDPRYPADTD from the coding sequence GTGGAGCCAGAACAGTCAGACGACGGAGCGGGCCGCCCTCGTCCTCGCCGGGATCGCCGCGGCCGCGGTGTCCGGGGACCGGCCGTCCTCCCCCGCTCGGGGCCGCTCGGCTCGCCCCGACCGCCGCGGCCACGCAGCCGCCGCGAGACCTTCGACCGGATCATGCTCGACATCGTCACCGAGATCGACGGGCGCTGGTCAACCCGCCTCGGGCTGGTCGAGTACGCCGTCGAGGACACCCCGCAACTCCCCGACGACTGGGACTCCGGCCGCGTGCCGTTGTCCTCGCTGGTGCGGGGAACCGGCGCCACGCCGACCCGCCTGGTCGTGTTCCGGCGGCCGCTGGAGCATCGCGCAGCGGACCGCGCGGACCTCGAGGCGATCCTGCTGACCGTGGTGGTCGAACAGGTCGCCGAACTGCTCGGCATCGACCCCAGTGAGGTCGACCCGCGCTACCCGGCCGACACGGACTGA
- a CDS encoding DUF3499 domain-containing protein gives MPAQQGLRTCSRTACARRAVATLTYVYADSTAVLGPLATFAEPHAYDLCETHSERLSAPRGWEVLRLALGTQQSGPSGDDLLALADAVREAARPVRRPVIEQPRETGRETARKGHLRMLTSDD, from the coding sequence ATTCCGGCCCAGCAGGGACTCCGAACCTGCTCCCGCACGGCCTGCGCCCGGCGCGCCGTCGCGACCCTGACCTATGTCTACGCCGACTCGACGGCCGTCCTCGGTCCGTTGGCGACCTTCGCGGAGCCGCACGCCTACGACCTGTGCGAGACGCACAGCGAACGACTCTCTGCCCCGCGCGGCTGGGAGGTGCTGCGCCTCGCTCTCGGCACCCAGCAGTCCGGTCCCAGCGGCGACGACCTGCTGGCGCTCGCCGACGCCGTCCGCGAGGCCGCGCGCCCGGTCCGTCGTCCGGTCATCGAGCAACCCCGCGAGACGGGGCGCGAGACCGCCCGCAAGGGTCATCTCCGGATGCTCACGTCCGACGACTGA
- a CDS encoding phosphomannomutase/phosphoglucomutase: MASATTSPDNLSKVFKAYDVRGIVGEQLDEELARAAGSAYVEVLGIDALVIGYDMRPSSPSLAGAFADGATTAGADVTMIGLASTDQLYFASGHLGLPGAMFTASHNPAQYNGIKLCRAYAQPVGVESGLAEIRDRVAAVSTGSTNGAGSTNGAGSTNGRTGAVGNLDVLQAYAAHLLSLAPVTGRKLKVVVDAGNGMAGHTAPAVFDRLADQVDMVPMYFELDGTFPNHEANPIEAANLVDLQKRVLAERADIGLAFDGDADRCFLVDERGELVSPSTLTALIAARELAKEPGSTIIYNLITSRAVPEIVTELGGTPVRTRVGHSYIKAEMAETDAIFGGEHSGHFYFRDFWRADSGMLAALHAMAALAEADVPLSRLLEDYERYPLSGEINSTVEDQGAVLVALEKEYDARDGVTIDKLDGLSISHADWAFNVRASNTEPLLRLNAEGKDESTMARVRDEALAIIRGGK; the protein is encoded by the coding sequence ATGGCCAGTGCCACGACCTCACCGGACAACCTGAGCAAGGTCTTCAAGGCCTACGACGTACGCGGCATCGTTGGTGAACAACTCGACGAGGAGTTGGCCCGCGCTGCGGGATCGGCCTACGTCGAGGTGCTCGGGATCGACGCCCTCGTCATCGGCTACGACATGCGGCCCAGCTCCCCGTCCCTGGCCGGCGCGTTCGCCGACGGTGCGACGACCGCGGGTGCCGACGTCACGATGATCGGCCTCGCCTCGACCGACCAGCTCTACTTCGCCTCGGGCCACCTCGGCCTGCCGGGCGCGATGTTCACCGCGAGCCACAATCCGGCGCAGTACAACGGGATCAAGCTCTGCCGTGCCTACGCGCAGCCGGTGGGAGTGGAGAGTGGCCTCGCTGAGATCCGCGACCGTGTCGCCGCGGTCTCGACAGGCTCGACCAACGGGGCGGGCTCGACCAACGGGGCGGGCTCGACCAACGGCCGCACGGGAGCGGTCGGCAACCTCGACGTGCTCCAGGCCTACGCCGCGCACCTGCTGTCGCTGGCGCCGGTGACGGGCCGCAAGCTGAAGGTCGTCGTCGACGCCGGCAACGGCATGGCCGGTCACACCGCACCGGCCGTGTTCGACCGGCTCGCGGACCAGGTCGACATGGTCCCGATGTACTTCGAGCTCGACGGCACCTTCCCCAACCACGAGGCCAACCCCATCGAGGCGGCCAACCTCGTCGACCTTCAGAAGCGGGTGCTCGCCGAGCGCGCCGACATCGGTCTGGCCTTCGACGGCGACGCCGACCGGTGCTTCCTCGTCGACGAACGCGGTGAGCTGGTCTCGCCCTCCACGCTGACGGCGTTGATCGCGGCCCGCGAGCTCGCCAAGGAGCCCGGCTCGACGATCATCTACAACCTGATCACCTCGCGAGCGGTGCCGGAGATCGTCACCGAGCTCGGCGGCACCCCGGTCCGCACCCGTGTGGGGCACTCCTACATCAAGGCCGAGATGGCCGAGACCGACGCCATCTTCGGTGGCGAGCACAGCGGCCACTTCTACTTCCGTGACTTCTGGCGTGCCGACTCCGGGATGCTCGCGGCGCTGCACGCGATGGCCGCGCTCGCCGAGGCCGACGTACCGCTCTCGCGCCTGCTGGAGGACTACGAGCGCTACCCGCTCAGCGGCGAGATCAACAGCACGGTCGAGGACCAGGGCGCTGTCCTGGTTGCCCTCGAGAAGGAGTACGACGCCCGCGACGGCGTCACGATCGACAAGCTCGACGGGCTGAGCATCAGCCACGCCGACTGGGCGTTCAACGTGCGCGCCTCCAACACCGAGCCGCTGCTGCGGCTCAACGCCGAAGGAAAGGACGAGTCCACCATGGCCCGAGTCCGCGACGAAGCACTGGCGATCATCCGGGGTGGCAAGTGA
- a CDS encoding Trm112 family protein, whose protein sequence is MSPELLAIIVCPACKGDLTLTPAAAADGTDELVCGGCGLAYPVRDGIPVLLVDEARSPA, encoded by the coding sequence ATCTCTCCCGAACTGCTGGCGATCATCGTCTGCCCTGCCTGCAAGGGCGACCTGACGCTGACCCCCGCTGCTGCCGCCGACGGCACCGATGAACTCGTGTGCGGCGGCTGCGGCCTGGCCTACCCCGTGCGCGACGGCATCCCGGTGCTGCTCGTCGACGAGGCTCGTTCGCCGGCCTAG
- a CDS encoding SIS domain-containing protein produces MVWFDESRLDDQSALGSADLRLRTLAESGARVRREVGAAADAIAEAVSRASDTRPRAVIAAGPDSRLLRAVLEPFCPVPFVAWPAPALPGWAGSLDLVVVLAPEGSDPGTASAVAEAARRGCQLVVATPSESLVAQHATGRWTTILPTDTADQLATAVAMLSFLGQIQLGPNADPEAVADALDVVAIACSPNRDISINPAKMLAISLADASPLVWGGSVLAARAARRVAESIRRTSGRTALAGDAEHLLPVIEAARARNVFADPFADDDGERRPVLVILDDGVDDPVVRDQRIRLEEACLGHDVRIEHVASEAAGEVDRYASLLLNGTYAAEYLRLGLVPD; encoded by the coding sequence ATGGTCTGGTTCGACGAGTCCCGCCTGGATGACCAGAGCGCCCTGGGCAGCGCCGACCTGCGGTTGCGCACGCTCGCCGAGTCCGGCGCGCGGGTACGACGTGAGGTGGGCGCCGCAGCGGACGCGATTGCCGAAGCCGTCTCACGGGCCAGTGACACCCGTCCCCGTGCGGTGATCGCCGCCGGCCCGGACTCCCGGTTGCTGCGGGCGGTCCTCGAGCCGTTCTGCCCGGTGCCGTTCGTTGCCTGGCCTGCCCCCGCACTTCCCGGCTGGGCCGGCAGCCTCGACCTGGTCGTGGTGCTGGCGCCCGAGGGCTCCGACCCCGGCACCGCGTCCGCGGTCGCCGAAGCGGCCCGACGTGGCTGCCAGCTCGTGGTCGCCACCCCGTCGGAGTCGCTGGTTGCCCAGCACGCCACCGGCCGCTGGACCACCATCCTTCCCACGGACACCGCCGACCAGTTGGCCACCGCGGTGGCGATGCTGTCGTTCCTGGGCCAGATCCAGCTCGGGCCGAACGCCGACCCCGAGGCCGTTGCCGACGCGCTCGACGTGGTGGCCATCGCGTGTTCGCCGAACCGCGACATCTCGATCAACCCCGCCAAGATGCTGGCCATCTCGCTGGCTGACGCCAGTCCGCTGGTCTGGGGCGGGTCGGTCCTGGCTGCCCGGGCCGCCCGACGCGTCGCGGAGTCGATTCGTCGTACGTCGGGACGCACGGCTCTTGCCGGTGACGCGGAGCACCTGCTGCCCGTGATCGAGGCGGCACGTGCGCGCAACGTGTTCGCCGACCCGTTCGCCGACGACGACGGCGAACGGCGTCCGGTGCTGGTGATCCTCGACGACGGGGTCGATGACCCGGTGGTCCGGGACCAGCGGATCCGCCTCGAAGAGGCCTGCCTGGGCCACGACGTGCGGATCGAGCACGTCGCGTCCGAGGCGGCCGGCGAAGTGGATCGCTACGCCTCATTGCTGCTCAACGGCACCTACGCCGCGGAGTACCTCCGCCTGGGCCTCGTCCCGGACTGA
- a CDS encoding acyltransferase family protein, whose protein sequence is MPSTTRDPWLDNAKMALVALVVLGHTWALLPPGGPGGALYDFLYLWHMPAFVFVSGYLSRAFTWAPGRMWQLVTTLAVPYLVFEAALALFRIKVGGENLVDLFTDPHFPLWYLPALIVWRLLTPMFRPLWGGVVVAVAVSLASGFIDGEFSQLFDFARILGLLPFFVLGLKATPERLEALRSRSARVLGAAVFAVIGLLALTLDRWASGDYLYFKPYAYVDASDQTAVLTRLLVLGVGMAGAVAWLAVVPRVGGWFAGMGAATMVVYLFHGFAVKGLEYAGFPEWAEGRPWLGLVAATVAGLGIALGLAVTPVRRLLQHVVDPFASADRRVDDAVALAVVVQEQERELVGEPVTVGR, encoded by the coding sequence ATGCCCTCCACCACGCGGGACCCTTGGCTCGACAACGCGAAGATGGCGCTGGTCGCCCTCGTGGTACTCGGCCACACGTGGGCGTTGCTGCCGCCGGGTGGCCCCGGCGGGGCGTTGTACGACTTCCTCTACCTGTGGCACATGCCGGCGTTCGTCTTCGTTTCCGGCTACCTGTCGCGGGCGTTCACGTGGGCGCCGGGCCGGATGTGGCAACTGGTCACGACGCTGGCTGTCCCGTACCTCGTGTTCGAGGCCGCGCTCGCGCTGTTCCGGATCAAGGTGGGCGGGGAGAACCTCGTCGACCTGTTCACCGATCCGCATTTCCCGCTCTGGTACCTCCCCGCGCTGATCGTGTGGCGTCTCCTCACGCCGATGTTCCGGCCGTTGTGGGGTGGCGTCGTCGTCGCGGTGGCGGTCAGCCTCGCCAGCGGCTTCATCGACGGCGAGTTCTCGCAACTGTTCGACTTCGCGCGGATTCTGGGCCTGCTGCCGTTCTTCGTGCTCGGCCTCAAGGCGACCCCGGAGCGACTCGAGGCGCTGCGTTCGCGCTCCGCCAGGGTGCTGGGTGCCGCGGTCTTCGCCGTGATCGGCCTGCTCGCCCTGACGCTCGACCGCTGGGCCAGTGGTGACTACCTCTACTTCAAGCCCTACGCCTACGTCGACGCGTCGGACCAGACCGCCGTGCTGACCCGTCTGCTCGTGCTCGGCGTCGGGATGGCCGGCGCCGTCGCCTGGCTGGCGGTGGTGCCGCGCGTCGGTGGCTGGTTCGCCGGGATGGGCGCCGCCACGATGGTCGTCTACCTGTTCCACGGCTTCGCCGTGAAGGGCCTGGAGTACGCCGGATTCCCCGAGTGGGCCGAGGGCCGGCCCTGGCTCGGGCTGGTCGCCGCGACGGTTGCGGGGCTCGGTATCGCGCTCGGCCTGGCGGTTACGCCGGTACGACGACTCCTCCAGCACGTGGTGGATCCGTTCGCCTCCGCCGACCGCAGGGTCGACGACGCGGTGGCACTGGCGGTCGTCGTACAGGAGCAGGAGCGCGAACTGGTGGGGGAGCCGGTCACCGTGGGCCGGTAG
- a CDS encoding DUF808 domain-containing protein: MSAGLFGLLDDVAAIAKLAAASIDDVGAAAGRATTKAAGVVIDDTAVTPQYVHGLAADRELPIVKQIAIGSIRNKLLIILPAALLLSEFLPDLLPIILMAGGTFLAYEGAHKVWHMLSDHDDHDTPVSEVSPEAEKAMIAGAVRTDLILSAEIMVIALADIDDDASFWARLAILVVVAFVITIAVYGVVALIVKMDDVGLNLAQRKASFVQAIGRGLVAGMPKLLSFISIVGTVAMLWVGGHILLVNIHEVGWWDAPYEWVHGIEHDIKHAVHGFLGGVLAWLANTGISAVIGLVVGSVVVAITRVLPFTGDKDPIEHYDTDESSDAPANPSH, encoded by the coding sequence GTGAGCGCCGGACTCTTCGGTCTGCTCGACGACGTCGCCGCCATCGCCAAGCTCGCGGCCGCGTCGATCGACGACGTCGGTGCCGCAGCAGGTCGCGCCACGACGAAGGCCGCCGGTGTGGTCATCGACGACACGGCCGTGACACCGCAGTACGTCCACGGCCTGGCTGCCGACCGCGAACTCCCGATCGTCAAGCAGATCGCCATCGGTTCGATCCGCAACAAGCTGCTGATCATCCTGCCGGCCGCGCTGCTGCTCAGCGAGTTCCTCCCGGACCTGCTGCCGATCATCCTGATGGCCGGTGGCACGTTCCTGGCCTACGAAGGCGCCCACAAGGTCTGGCACATGCTGTCGGACCACGACGACCACGACACCCCCGTGAGCGAGGTCAGCCCGGAGGCCGAGAAGGCCATGATCGCCGGTGCGGTCCGCACCGACCTGATCCTGTCGGCCGAGATCATGGTGATCGCGCTCGCCGACATCGACGACGACGCGAGCTTCTGGGCGCGCCTCGCGATCCTCGTGGTGGTCGCCTTCGTCATCACGATTGCTGTGTACGGCGTCGTGGCGCTGATCGTGAAGATGGACGACGTCGGCCTCAACCTCGCCCAGCGCAAGGCGTCCTTCGTGCAGGCGATCGGTCGCGGCCTGGTGGCCGGCATGCCGAAGTTGCTGTCGTTCATCTCCATCGTCGGCACCGTCGCGATGCTCTGGGTCGGTGGCCACATCCTGCTCGTGAACATCCACGAGGTCGGTTGGTGGGATGCCCCCTACGAATGGGTCCACGGCATCGAGCACGACATCAAGCACGCCGTGCACGGCTTCCTCGGCGGCGTCCTCGCCTGGCTCGCCAACACCGGCATCTCTGCCGTGATCGGGCTTGTCGTCGGCTCCGTCGTGGTCGCGATCACCCGGGTGCTGCCGTTCACCGGCGACAAGGACCCGATCGAGCACTACGACACGGATGAGTCCTCCGACGCCCCTGCGAACCCATCGCACTGA